Genomic DNA from Halobaculum sp. CBA1158:
GCGCCGAAGTCATCACCGAGTTCGTCGCCGACGCGGCCGACAGGATCCCCGGCCGCGTCTACCTCACGCTGTACCCGGACCCGTACCCCGGGCACCTGCACGAGCGCGCCGGCCTCGACCTGGAGGCGCTGGCCGAGCACGTCGACGAGTTCGTCGTTCCGCTGTACGACACCCACTACGGGACGACCTACTGGCTGGAGACGATCGCGAAGGGATTCGAGAGTCGGCTTTCGGACCTCGACGTGACGTTCTCCGTCGAGCTGTACGCCGTGGACGTGGACATCGACGACCTGAACCACGCCGCCGAGGTCGCCGCCGAGTACGGGGAGGACGTGTTCTTCGGCTACGACGCGAGCCAGGCCGTGGCGGCCCTTCGGCGGTTGAAGGCCGACGAGCGCGAGGGGAGAGAGTACGGGGCGAGCGAGGACGGGTGAGGAGCGGAGTGAGGAACGAGTCCTCGGGTGGGCGGCAAAGCGGTCCTCGTGCCGCTCCGCCCACGAAGAGCGAGAACGACGACCGGTAGCGAGGCGGACTCGGGCGGTGGTGAGGTGGTCGCGGGCGGTGGTGAGGGGGTCGCGGGCGATCCAGAGAGCCCGTATCGGCATGCGTCGTCCGGGTAGCTGACTACCCGAGCGGCCCGTACGACAGCGCCCAGATCACGACGATCGCGAGGGAGAACACGATCGCGGCGATCCCTCCGAGCACGAACAACAGACGTCCAGTCTCGCGTTTCTGCCCTGCGTCTGCCATACCGCTCACACGGCCTGCGGGCACATATGTCCCTCGGCGGGCCGTTTTTGTCGGTCGAGTCCTCGACGGCCGTCGTGTCCGAGTCGTCGCCGCCGCCGTCGATGCTCCACCCCGAAGACCGGCCCGACCCCGCCGACGAGACCGGCCCGTGGGCCGCGCTCGCGCTCGGGGGGACGCTCGCGTGGGTCGCGCTCGTCGCCGTCGAGTCGACGTACCTCGCCTCGGGGAGTTCCCCCTGGGCGCTCGTCCGGAGCGCGTACACGCTGATCCTGGCCCCCGGAGTCGCCGCGGTCCTCCTGCAGGACGCCCGGGTCAGAGACGCGACCGTCGGCGGGATCGGCGTCGTCCGATGGCTGTACGCGGCGGTCGCGCTCGGGTTCCCGCCGGTGTCGGTGGCGTACTTCACGCATCAGTATTCGCGGCGCGAGTGATCCTTTTGGGGCGTCCCCCTGTATCCTCGGTATGACCCGCTACGATCGCCTCTACGAACTGTACGCGGAGTTCGACACGGAGACGCTTCGCGCGTACCGCGAGTTCGTGGACCTGTTCCCGCCGCTGGACTCCCGTGTCGCGCTCGACCGATGGGACGAGGCCAACGCGGAGTTGTTCCAGCGCCGGGCCCGGATAGAACGGACGTTCATGCTCGAGACGGACACCGACCGCGACGACAACGTCGACCGCGACGCTGACCGCAACAGCAACGTCGACCGCGACCGTGACGCTGACCGCGACGGCAACGCTGACCGCGACAGCAACGTCGACCGCGACGGCGACACCGACCGCGCCGACAGCGAGATCGGGGGTGCGGCGCTGGCGGAGGTAGCGTCGATGGCCGACCGCGAGGCGGCGTTCACGGCGCTGGACCTCCACGGGAAGTACGGTCGCGCGCCGAACGCGCTCGTGCTCGACGTGGACGAGACGCTGCGCTCGGCCGGCGACACGGACAACGAGATCCCCCGCGAGACGCTCCACCTGCTCACCGAGTTCGCCGAGCGCGACGTGCCGCTGGTGATCTGCACCGGGCAGACCCTCGAGAACGTCAAGGGGTTTCTCATCCAGGGGCTCGGGAACGAACTCGTCCACTCGGGCGACGTGTCGGTCGTGTACGAGGCCGGCGCGGGCGTGTTCACGCCCGGCAACGGCGCGGACACCAAGCGCCTGCTGTACGAGGGGCTCGACGACGACGTGCGCGGCGTCGTCGACGACGTCCGTGGGAGCGTGCTCCGCGAGGCCCCCGAGGGCGTCCGACGCGGCTGTCACCTCCAGGGCAACGAGTTCAACGTCACGCTCAAGCCCAACTACGAGACCGGCAGCGACGACGCGGAGGCCGTGATCGACGACGCGATGGTCCACCTCCTGGGGCTGGTGGGGGAGGCGGTCGCCGCGCGCGTCGACGGCCTCGAGAACGGCCCCGCGGCCGCCCGGGCGTTCTACGGCGACGCCGACCCGGAGATCGCGGCCGCGGTCCGCCGGGCCGGGGCGGGCGTCCCCGAGTCGGTTCCGGCGGCGGCCGTCCCGCTGTTCGAGCGGATCGAGGTGGCGCTGTACCGCGCCGACGCGGCGGAGTTGGCCGCCGGCGACCTCCACAAGGCCGCCGGCGTCGAGGCGTCGCTGGACGTGCTCGGCATCGCCGAGCCGTTCGTCTGCGTGATGGGCGACTCCAAGTCCGACCTGCGGGTGATGGAGTGGGCCGCCGACCGCGACGCCGGCGTCGCCGCCGCGCCCGAGCACGCCTCCGAGCGCGTGCTCGAGCACGTCCGCGCGAGCGACGACCTCGTGTTCGCGCCCGGCGACGCGGCGGGCGTCCTCCGGACGGTGTACGCCTGGCGCTGTCTCGCCGGCGCGAACGGCGACGCGCGCGGCGAGTGAGTCGCCGGCGGGGAGAAACGCCGGCATACACCGAGGCCTCGGCCGGTCGACCGGTCCGCTCGGGACCGCGGGCGCAACGGTGCCGTAGTGCGGTAACGTGATCGTGTGGCGCGTACGGAGAGTATTACAAACCGTCGCGGGTCCGGGGGCCGACGCATGGAAGTCACGGCCATCGGCGTCGGGAACGGCGGGAGCAAGATCGTCGACGCGTTGGTGACGGTCGACGAGGAGGTCGGTCGCGGCGTCGTCGCCGACGCGTACGCGCTCAACACGGCCGAGTCCGACTTCCGGGCGCTGGATCACCTGCCCGAATCGAACCGACTTCTGCTCACCTCGCCGGAGATGCGCCCGTCGGGAACGGGGAACAAGCCCGAGTTGGGCGCGGACCTGCTGGGAGAGAATCTAACGCTCGTGAAGAACGCGATCGCGTCCGCGCCGTGGCACGCGACCGACGCCCTGGTCGTGGTGGCCGCGCTGGGCGGCGGCACCGGGAGCGGCGGAGCCCCGATCCTGGCCGATCACCTGCGGGCGTGGTACGACGTGCCGGTGTTCGGGCTCGGGGTCCTCCCGAACGAGCGGGGCCACATGGAACTCAACGCCGCCCGCTCGTTCATGGAGTTCGGCCAGGCGACGGACAACCTGTTTCTCGTCGACAACGCGGTGTACCTCTCGCCCGACGAGTCGATCCGCGAGAACTACGGCCGGATCAACCGCGACATCGCCCGCAAGTGGGTGACGTTCCTGAGCGCCGGCGAGCGAGCCCCAGACAGCGCCGAGATGTACGTCGACGTCGCCGACCTGTTCGCAGTCCTGGAGATGGGCGGCGTCTCCGTGCTCGGATACGCCTCCCGCGAGATCGACGAGCGCCACGACGGCCTCTTGGACCGGTTCCGGACGAACGGGCAACCGGTGGAGCGCGACCGGGCGACGCGCGCGCTCGTCGACACAGTCAAGACCGCCTCGCGGAGCCTCACGATGGACGTCGACCCGGAGACCGCCGAGGGCGTCGCGCTGCTCGTGACCGGTCCCGCCGACCGACTGACCCAGCGCGGCATCGACGAGTCGCGGCAGTTCCTGCAGGACCTCACCGGCGCACAGCGGATCGCCCACGGCGACGACCCTCGCGAGGGCGCGCGAGAGGTCTCGGCGGCGGTGCTGTTCTCGAACGTCGGCGCTGCCCGGCGGATCGACGAGCTGAAACAGCGCGGAAAGGAGGCGAAACGCGAGATGGAACGACGGCGCGAGGAGCGCGCTCGCAAGCAACAGGAGCTGTTCAGCGACCCCGACGGGGAGCTGGGCTCGGTGACCGGGTCGGAGCGACCGCGCCCCGAGGACGGCTGAGTCGCCCCGGCGACGCGGGACGAAAGGGGGATGCGTCGACCGGCGTCTCCGCATCCGGCGGGGTTTTATGCGCGGGGGTTGATCCGCCCCCATGTCTCGGGACGGGGAGGAACGTCGCGACGACGACCCTGGAACGATGGGGTCACTCGCCTCGTTCGATCCGGGTGAGTTCTCCCGGCTGTGGTTTCTCGCGACGCTCACCTACGGTGTCGGCGACATCGTGACGACGCTCGCGCTCATCGGCTACTCCGACCGGATTCGAGAGGCGAACGCGCTCGTCGCCGCCGCCGTCAACGCCTTTGGGGAGTTCGGCCTCGTCGGACTCAAGCTTGCCGTCTTTGGCGTCTGTCTCGGCATCAGCCTCGCCAGCGCCCGCGCCGGCGACCGTCTCGGCTACTACCTCCCCCCCGCAGTCCTCGCGGTCGTCGGGGCATTCACCACCGCGCTGAACCTTCGTCTGCTGGTCGGGTGATCATCCCGTACCGGAGGCACCGAGCGCGCGTGCGCGGCCGAGGCCGTCCGAGCGATCGAGCCTTTGCAACCGAGCGACCGCGTGCAACCGATCCGACGCGTCCAGCGATCAGGCCGTTCCGTCGACGGTTAGGGTCGCCCGGAGATCGAATGTCACGACATCGGTCATGATCTCGTTGCCGGCCGACCGCGGCACGCGCCACTCCACAATTACGGTTCGTTCTCGGCCGGCCTGGAGATCAACGGAGCCCAGAGCGTCGCCGACAGTAGTGTAAGCAATGAACTCATCGGGGCCACCGACGAGGTACGTTCGGCCGCCGTCAGCGTCCGGCGTCGTCACGGAGACCCGAACCGAAAGCTGGCGGCGAAGCTCAACGACGCCCGCGCGGTCGACCGGGCGCTCCGGCTCGGCCAGCCCGTTCTCCGCGGCCGATCGGTTCTCGAACGCGAGTTCGAGGACACCGTCCGCGTCTCCCGGGTTACGGACCGTCAAACGACGTTCGGTGACCACGCCCGGCGCAGCGTCGTCGACGGTGAGTCCCCGGGAGGTCCGCGTCGACGTTTCGAGGTTGACTGGGCCGGTGTTGACCACCTCGAACGAGTAGGTGGCCACGCGGTTCACCTCGCCGACCGGACTCCCGTCCGCGAAGAACACGGCCGTTACCGCGACCGACCCCGTCCGGGTCACGGTCGATCCGTTCTCAGGGTTGTCGAGCGCCGAAGCGTTCGCCGCGTCGACGTAGGTGAACGACGACCGATCCAGCGCCGACGCCAACGTCGCGCTCCCGTCGACCGTCCTCGTCGCGCCCCTGTCGATTTCGACCCAGTTGCCGTCCGGCGTCCGGGCGCTGACGACGAACACGACCGAGTCGACCTCACCGGTCCAGGTCGCCCGCGCGGTCACTACCCCCTCGACGGAGCTGACCGACCCCGTCGGGTTTCGGACGTCCGACGGCGACGAGGCCGACAGCGACATCGTCGGTGACAGCGCCGGGGCGTCGTTCCCGCCGCCGGCGTCGCTCCCGGTGTCACCGTCGGGTTCGCCCGACTCGCCGTCGGTGTCGCTGCCGTCGCCGTCACGGTCGGACGAGTCCGTCGCGTTTGCGGTCCCCGTCGCCGTCAACGGCCCCGGCGTGGCGGTCGTCGCCGACGCGGTCGCGGTCGTCGTCCCCGTCGTCTCCGTTATTCCGTTATTGTCGTCCACCATACCGTCGTCGCCGTCGGCCGTCTCCGCGTCGGGGGCGGACGTGGACGTTGCCGGCGGCGTCACCGTCACCGGCGGGGGGGATGGGCTCTCGGACGGCGTCGCCGAGACGGAATCCGTCGAGTCCTCTAGGGGCGTGAACCCGAGTTCGGGCCCGACGAGGCCCAGTCCCGCGCCGCTGAACGCCAGGAGCGCGACGAGCGCGATGAGGACCGTTCGTCTAGTGATCCGCACGCCGCCGCGCACCGTCAGTCACCTCCGAGTCCGAGGCGGCCGAGTGGATCTGGATCCCACGGAGGGACCGGCGGTTCCGACGCGACGGCCGGCGGCGAATCAGCCGGGTCTTCCGCCGGCCCGCCGGCGAGCGCGCTCGCCCCGTCGCCGTCGTCCGTTTCGTTGCCCGAGACGGGTGGCGTCGCCGTCTCCGTGTCGTTCGGTGTTGCCGTCTCTGTCGGAGTTCCTGTCTCGTTCGGTGTCGCCGTCTCTGTCGGAGTCTCTGTCTCGTTCGGTGTCGCCGTCTCTGTCGGAGTCTCTGTCTCGTTCGGTGTCGCCGTCTCTGTCGGAGTCTCTGTCTCGTTCGGTGTCGCCGTCTCTGTCGGAGTCTCTGTCTCGTTCGGTGTCGCTGTCTCCGTGGGTGTCTCTGCTTCCTTCGGCGTCGACCCGTTCGATGTCGTCTCCGACTCGTTCGGCGGCGGCGTCACGGTGGCTGTCGGCGTCGCGGAGCCGGTGGCGGTCCTCCCGGGCGAGTCGATGCCGTCGGTGCCAGCAGCCTCGACATCGACGGTCACGGGCTCGGAGTCAGAGAGGGCTGCGTCGGTACCGCCGGATGGGACGACGACCATGGCGGCCGCGATCAGAAGCGCCGCGATCGCGACGGCCCGAAGCGCTCCGGCCATTCAGTCGTCACCTCCGTCTCCCGACGTGTCGGCGGTCGCATCGCGGTAGAGGTCGTACACCTCGCCGACCGCGAGCAGGACCGACGGGACGATGACGAACGCGACGATACCGAGGTCCGAGCTCCCGAACGAGATCACGTGCCCGATCAGCGGGATGTGAAACGCGACGACGCCGACGACGTTGTCGGGCGGCACCGGGGCGGGGTCGGGTTCCTCGTTCGCGTCGCCTTTGGTTCGGAACCGCCGCTCGCCGTCGTCGACGACCTCGACGACGCGGTGGGTGATGAGTTGGCTCCCCCCGGGGCGTTCGTAGGTGATCACGTCGCCCTCGCCGATCGTGGCGGGATCGGCGTCGTCGACGATCACGACGTCGCCCGCGCGGATTTCCGGCGACATGCTGTCCGAGAGCACGACGTACGAGTGGCTCGCGCCCGCCGCCTGGGGGACCGCGAAGACGGCGAAGGGCGCGACGGCGACGATCAGCAGTATCGCTCCGATCGTCCGCGCGGCGTCGCGGTTCATTCGTCTCTTCCCTCCGGCGTCGTCAGTTCCGTGTCGAGTCGTGCGTGTGTCACGTGTACACCTCCGGGACCAGCGTGAGACGGGCGGACTCGCCGGCGACCTCGTCGTCGGGGTCATCCTCGACCGACCACGCGACGTACAACACCGCCGTGTCGTCGCCGTCGCCCGCTCCGGCCGGCGCGAGCGTGCGATCGAGGTCGACGGTTCGGGGAGCGTCGATCGATCCAGCCTCGGCGGGACCGATCGCCGGCGACGACGCGTCCACGGGTTCGCTGTCGTCGACGCCGATTCGGAGGGTCAACGCCTCCGCGAGTCCGTCGCCGTCCTCCCCGTTCGAGCCGCCTCCGGCACACGGCGAGGGATTCTCCCACGTACGGCCGCCGACGGTCACGGAGACGACCCGGCCACCCCTCGGCGTGAAGGCAAACGTCGGGCGTGTTCCGTCCGACCCCTCGTCGTTTCCGTCTCCCTTCCCTTTCGACTTGCCCGTTCCGCTCCCGCGGTTCACGTCGTCCGCTCGCACCTTCCGTTGGACCGCTTCGTCGTCGCCGCCGCGGCGAACCGTCGCGACCACGTCGACTGGGAACGAGAAGTCTCGGTCGAAGGTGATTTCGACTCGACCACATCCGTCGAACTCGATTCGGTGGACCCCATCGCCTCGAGACGAGTCGCCGTCATCGCCATCATTCTCCTCGTCGATCTCATTCCCGTCGTCTTCATCGCTGTCTACGTCCTCTTTCGACTTGTTTCCCTCTCTTTCATCGTCGTTCTCGTCCCCCTGCGAGAGGACAACGTCGCGAAGAGTCAGTCTGAGTTGTCCGGGGACGTTGCCCCGATTCGCGATCGGAATCGCGGCAACCCCGGAATCACCGGGGTCGACCGGGCCGACGTCGAGGGTCGCGCCCGACCCGCCGTCGACGACCAGATCGAGCGTGCCCGCCGTGACCCGTCCGCGAGTCGGTTCGGAATCGGAAAACAGCGCCCACGTCCCGACGCCGGCGGCGGCGCTGGCGGCCCCGACGGCCGCGATGCTCGACAGCAGTCGGCGTCGGCCGAGCGTCGGCGTGTCCTCGCGTGTCATGTGGTCGGTCGCGTCCGCGATGGCCCATCGACGGAATCGAACCGCCGCGAGACACCAGTATGGACCGTCGTCGTGGGAGCGCTCAGTCGGGCGTCATCACCAGCGGGATGAACGTCTCCGTTCCGTCCGCCAGCGTCACGTCGAGCGTGACGCGGACCGGTTCGTCGGTCATGTCCTCCTTGTTCCCGCTGCGATTGCGGAACGCGTAGAGGTTGACCGTGGCCGTCTCACCCGCCGGGAGGACGGCCTCCCGGTCGGCGCTGTCGGTCCGACCGTCGTCGCCGAGGTCGACCCACCCCGGCACCGCGAACTCACCGCTGCCGCCGTCGACCCAGCCGTCGGTGCCGGCCGAAGGTGTCTCGACGTGCACGTCCGAGTCGTACGTGAACTCGTCGTAGCTCGTCCCGCCGACTCGGTCGCTAACGAGCGTCAGGTCGGTGTCCTCGGGCTGGATGTGGACGGCCGTGACGGTCGCCTCCTGCCCCAGCGAGTTGGTGTAGTCGAAGCGAACGCCGGCGTCGTTGGTGTCCGCGTCGCGACCGACGGCGCTGGCGTCGACCTCGGTGGTCTCCGGGAGCGTGATCTGCCCGGGCTCCTGGGTGAGGGCGAACCCGGCTTCGATCTCCACGCTGTCGCTTTGGATCTCGTTGCCGGCGTTGAACACCCGGTAGTCAGTCACGAACTCGATCGACTGCCCGGAGGACAGTTCCAGTCCTCCAAGGTCGTACGGACCGAGCCGAATCGCCGCCGCCAAGACGTAGCCGTCGTCGCCGTCGACCGGCTCGTGGCCGATCACGTAGCGGTCGGAGCCGTCGACGACGAGCTTCGCGCGGATCTCCAGGTTCTGTGCGAGTTCACCCGTGTGCGACCCGCCGGCGTCGGGACCGAGCGGATCCGTCTCCTGGGGCGCGTCGCTCTCGGGGTCGTTGACGCCGTTCTCCGGCGTTCGAAAGCCCGTGATTCCGAACGTCAGATACCCCGGAAGCGACCCGGCGTTGGTGAGCGTCGTCGAGTCGCGGCCGGTCTCCTCGGGCACGACGTTCGACACGTCGATGACCGCGTTCGAGCCGCTCCCGTTCACCGTCAGGTCGAGCGTGCCCGCCTGCACCGTGTTGTTCGTGCTGGTCTCCTCGTCGCTGAACAGCGCCACCGTCCCCGCACCCGCGGCTGCCGACGCCGCGCCCATCGTCACGAGGCCGCCGAGCACCCCGCGGCGGGAGAGCTCGAACGAGCGACCGGGGTCGTCGCGCATCGGTGGTGTTCCCGTCTACAGCACACTCTGTCCGCTGTTCTGTGCGAGCCCGAACGTGAACTGGATGTCGACACCGTCGCCCTGGAAGTCGTTGCCCGCGAGCCGGTCGAGTTCGAACTGCGCTTCGAACCTGCTCGTTCCGCTGAGCGATGCGAGAGAGTCGAACTTGCCACGGCTGGCAATGTCGTCCAGGGAGACGGGCCGGAACTCGTAGCTCGTTCCGTTCACGACGAGGTTGTCGTAGTACGTCTCGATGGTATCACCGCCACCAGTCGTACCACGTCCGAACCCAACTGCCTCGATCGTTCCGTCCAGGTCGGATGAGAGTCCACCACTACTGGGATCCGAATACGTGGTATCACTCGGAGCGACCTCAAACCAGTTGAAGTTCTCTCCCGGGATACCCATTGCGCCTGCGATCTCCGCACCCACGTCACGGGTCTCCCACTGTTGCGATGCCGGGGAATCAGTATTTCCGGTGGTGTACACGAGGCGATTCGTTCCCCCGGAGTCGTTCACCACCACGTACACCTCGTCCGGTGCATTGGAGTTCCCTGCACCGCCGTAGTAGTCGAACGTGATATCTCCGGCGGAGATACCGTTGATGTTCGTGCTGGGCACACTCCTCATCGAGATAGCGTAGTCGTCCGTCGAACTCCCGTTGGAGGTCGCGAGCACGACGTCCTCCCGGGATCCGCCCGCCGGATCCGGGACACGGGAGAGTTGCACGTCCGAGACTCCGTCACCTCCGATGTCGATAACTGCTGCTCCCTCCGGTTCGGAGGTGAACGTTTGGAACGCGCTCGGGCCCAGCCCGATTCCGTCTCCAGCGTAGTCAAGCGTCGAGACGAACAGCCGCTCTGCGAACTCCTCGGCCGTGACGTTCGCCGAGAGGCTTCCGTCGCTGGGCTCGGATCCGTCGTTCTGACTGTAATCGACGGACACCTCGACGTGATCACCGGAAACCGTACCGGCGTTGCTGAGGTCGATTTGAATAGGGTTCGTAGAACCACCGGGTGCGAGGTCGGTAGCTGAGGCGTTGAAGCTCTGAGTGCTGGTAGTGGTCAGATTCAGCGTCCCCGCCTGCACGCTGTTCCCACCGCTCGTCTCGGTGTCGCTGAACAGGGCGAACGTTCCCGCGCCCGCACCCGCGGAGGCCACACCGACCGTGCCGAGCGCACCGAGCACCCGGCGGCGATTCAGTTCGATCGTCGAGCCGCTGTTGTCGTCGGACATTGGTTGCACACCGCGCGGCACCTCGCCGCGCACATGATAGGGCAGGGTCTCGGGGGTACTATTCATGATTCGATTACACGTCTGTATCGATGGGCATACACGATCGAACGCTCCGGGAGAACGCTGTATCGCCGACCATACAGACTGTATTGCAGTGCTTACAGCCGGATCGTGGTCGGTGTTTCGCCGGCACTTCTTTGACAGGATGCGGATGCATTGCCGGGTCCATATATTTCAATAGAAATATATTCTAAAACAAAGTCAGACGGATGGCAACCGAGAGACAAGTTTAATGAATGGACAATGAAACTACTATGCGATGTCAACAGGTGTGAGGGGGTCATCGAATTCGGCCGGACCGACAGGGCCGGGGGACGACGAATCCGCGAGACTCACACAAACCGAGGCGTTCGAGTTACTCGGCAACGACCGGCGTCGGTACGCGCTCCATCACCTGATGGACGTCGAGAGCGCCGAGATCGGCGAGCTCGCCGAGCACGTCGCCGCCTGGGAGAACGGTGTCGACCCGGCGGAAGTCGACTCGACACAGCGGCGACGCGCGTACGTCTCGCTCCACCAGACACACCTCCCCAGACTGGACGACGCGGGGGTGCTCACCTACGAGTCTACACGCGAGGAGATCGAGCTCACCGAGACCGGCGAGAACCTCAGCGTCTACATGGACGTGGTCCCCGGAGACGACATCCCGTGGAGCGAGTTCTACCTCGGACTGGCGGGCTTTTCGGCCGCGCTCATGACCGTCGCTTGGCTGAACTACTATCCCTTCTCGATCGGTCCCGACGCCGCCTACGGGCTCGGGATCGTCGCGCTGTTCGCCGTGACCAGCCTCGTTCACGTCGTCCGCGCGCGACGGACACGCCTCGGCACCGG
This window encodes:
- a CDS encoding cell division protein produces the protein MEVTAIGVGNGGSKIVDALVTVDEEVGRGVVADAYALNTAESDFRALDHLPESNRLLLTSPEMRPSGTGNKPELGADLLGENLTLVKNAIASAPWHATDALVVVAALGGGTGSGGAPILADHLRAWYDVPVFGLGVLPNERGHMELNAARSFMEFGQATDNLFLVDNAVYLSPDESIRENYGRINRDIARKWVTFLSAGERAPDSAEMYVDVADLFAVLEMGGVSVLGYASREIDERHDGLLDRFRTNGQPVERDRATRALVDTVKTASRSLTMDVDPETAEGVALLVTGPADRLTQRGIDESRQFLQDLTGAQRIAHGDDPREGAREVSAAVLFSNVGAARRIDELKQRGKEAKREMERRREERARKQQELFSDPDGELGSVTGSERPRPEDG
- a CDS encoding TasA family protein; this encodes MRDDPGRSFELSRRGVLGGLVTMGAASAAAGAGTVALFSDEETSTNNTVQAGTLDLTVNGSGSNAVIDVSNVVPEETGRDSTTLTNAGSLPGYLTFGITGFRTPENGVNDPESDAPQETDPLGPDAGGSHTGELAQNLEIRAKLVVDGSDRYVIGHEPVDGDDGYVLAAAIRLGPYDLGGLELSSGQSIEFVTDYRVFNAGNEIQSDSVEIEAGFALTQEPGQITLPETTEVDASAVGRDADTNDAGVRFDYTNSLGQEATVTAVHIQPEDTDLTLVSDRVGGTSYDEFTYDSDVHVETPSAGTDGWVDGGSGEFAVPGWVDLGDDGRTDSADREAVLPAGETATVNLYAFRNRSGNKEDMTDEPVRVTLDVTLADGTETFIPLVMTPD
- a CDS encoding HAD family hydrolase produces the protein MTRYDRLYELYAEFDTETLRAYREFVDLFPPLDSRVALDRWDEANAELFQRRARIERTFMLETDTDRDDNVDRDADRNSNVDRDRDADRDGNADRDSNVDRDGDTDRADSEIGGAALAEVASMADREAAFTALDLHGKYGRAPNALVLDVDETLRSAGDTDNEIPRETLHLLTEFAERDVPLVICTGQTLENVKGFLIQGLGNELVHSGDVSVVYEAGAGVFTPGNGADTKRLLYEGLDDDVRGVVDDVRGSVLREAPEGVRRGCHLQGNEFNVTLKPNYETGSDDAEAVIDDAMVHLLGLVGEAVAARVDGLENGPAAARAFYGDADPEIAAAVRRAGAGVPESVPAAAVPLFERIEVALYRADAAELAAGDLHKAAGVEASLDVLGIAEPFVCVMGDSKSDLRVMEWAADRDAGVAAAPEHASERVLEHVRASDDLVFAPGDAAGVLRTVYAWRCLAGANGDARGE
- a CDS encoding TasA family protein, which produces MTREDTPTLGRRRLLSSIAAVGAASAAAGVGTWALFSDSEPTRGRVTAGTLDLVVDGGSGATLDVGPVDPGDSGVAAIPIANRGNVPGQLRLTLRDVVLSQGDENDDEREGNKSKEDVDSDEDDGNEIDEENDGDDGDSSRGDGVHRIEFDGCGRVEITFDRDFSFPVDVVATVRRGGDDEAVQRKVRADDVNRGSGTGKSKGKGDGNDEGSDGTRPTFAFTPRGGRVVSVTVGGRTWENPSPCAGGGSNGEDGDGLAEALTLRIGVDDSEPVDASSPAIGPAEAGSIDAPRTVDLDRTLAPAGAGDGDDTAVLYVAWSVEDDPDDEVAGESARLTLVPEVYT
- a CDS encoding signal peptidase I, whose translation is MNRDAARTIGAILLIVAVAPFAVFAVPQAAGASHSYVVLSDSMSPEIRAGDVVIVDDADPATIGEGDVITYERPGGSQLITHRVVEVVDDGERRFRTKGDANEEPDPAPVPPDNVVGVVAFHIPLIGHVISFGSSDLGIVAFVIVPSVLLAVGEVYDLYRDATADTSGDGGDD
- a CDS encoding TasA family protein; translation: MSDDNSGSTIELNRRRVLGALGTVGVASAGAGAGTFALFSDTETSGGNSVQAGTLNLTTTSTQSFNASATDLAPGGSTNPIQIDLSNAGTVSGDHVEVSVDYSQNDGSEPSDGSLSANVTAEEFAERLFVSTLDYAGDGIGLGPSAFQTFTSEPEGAAVIDIGGDGVSDVQLSRVPDPAGGSREDVVLATSNGSSTDDYAISMRSVPSTNINGISAGDITFDYYGGAGNSNAPDEVYVVVNDSGGTNRLVYTTGNTDSPASQQWETRDVGAEIAGAMGIPGENFNWFEVAPSDTTYSDPSSGGLSSDLDGTIEAVGFGRGTTGGGDTIETYYDNLVVNGTSYEFRPVSLDDIASRGKFDSLASLSGTSRFEAQFELDRLAGNDFQGDGVDIQFTFGLAQNSGQSVL